A genomic segment from Flavobacterium inviolabile encodes:
- a CDS encoding 4'-phosphopantetheinyl transferase family protein, which produces MPLYKTIEIDSNTKVLVWKITETLEELFRNKPLKDSSLTRVEGMKSEQHQRGFLSVRNLLEALGYDDFDLYYDEFGKPHLKDGKHISITHSYSFAAIIVGYDNVGIDMELRRDKISKIADKFMDTEFSFLDKAADDYIRKLTVIWGAKEAKYKMCNSKSLSFKDNMTVHPFQLTDKKGLATVRKEDFKKDFQFYFEEIEDFTLVYALEQDKRK; this is translated from the coding sequence ATGCCGCTGTATAAAACGATAGAAATAGATAGTAATACAAAGGTTCTGGTATGGAAAATTACCGAAACTTTGGAAGAACTGTTCCGGAACAAACCTTTAAAAGATTCCAGTCTGACCCGGGTGGAAGGGATGAAATCCGAGCAGCATCAAAGAGGATTTTTAAGTGTGCGGAACCTGTTGGAAGCATTGGGGTATGACGATTTTGATTTGTATTATGATGAATTTGGAAAACCGCATTTAAAAGACGGTAAACATATTTCGATAACTCATTCCTATAGTTTTGCGGCAATAATTGTGGGTTATGACAATGTGGGCATCGATATGGAACTGCGCAGGGATAAAATAAGTAAAATAGCCGATAAATTTATGGATACGGAATTCTCGTTTTTAGATAAAGCAGCAGATGACTATATCCGTAAACTAACCGTTATATGGGGCGCGAAAGAAGCAAAATACAAAATGTGTAACTCGAAAAGCCTTAGTTTTAAAGATAATATGACCGTACATCCTTTTCAGTTAACAGATAAAAAAGGACTGGCTACCGTTCGAAAAGAAGATTTTAAAAAAGATTTCCAGTTTTACTTTGAAGAAATTGAAGATTTTACGCTGGTTTATGCTTTAGAACAAGATAAAAGAAAATAG
- a CDS encoding geranylgeranylglyceryl/heptaprenylglyceryl phosphate synthase, which translates to MNKIYAEIVAAKREGRKLLAILLDPDKIQLAHLADLITKIKNAPATHIFIGGSLLFSDTQEEIIRELKAVLTVPVLLFPSNASHITNLADGILFLSLLSGRNPEYLIGQHVQAAPLLKQTQLEVMATGYLLVESGRQTTVSYMSGTTPIPKDKPEIAVATAMAGEMLGNKLIYLEAGSGAENHVPLAMVKDVSDNIDIPLIVGGGIRSQKTMEALYQAGATMLVIGTAFEKDTNFFREAQV; encoded by the coding sequence ATGAACAAAATTTACGCCGAAATAGTTGCAGCAAAAAGAGAAGGCAGAAAACTACTGGCAATTTTACTGGATCCGGATAAGATACAATTAGCACATTTAGCGGATCTCATTACAAAAATTAAAAACGCACCGGCGACCCATATTTTTATCGGAGGAAGCCTGCTTTTTTCAGACACGCAGGAGGAGATCATCCGGGAACTGAAAGCAGTATTAACTGTTCCGGTTTTGCTTTTTCCAAGCAATGCTTCCCATATTACCAATTTAGCCGACGGGATTTTATTCCTGTCGCTGCTCTCCGGCCGCAACCCGGAGTATTTGATCGGGCAGCATGTACAGGCAGCTCCTTTGCTAAAACAAACACAGTTGGAAGTAATGGCAACCGGCTATTTGCTGGTGGAAAGCGGCAGGCAAACCACCGTTTCCTACATGAGCGGTACAACACCTATTCCTAAAGATAAACCCGAAATTGCTGTGGCAACGGCTATGGCGGGAGAAATGCTGGGGAATAAGCTCATTTACCTGGAAGCGGGAAGCGGCGCCGAAAATCATGTGCCGTTAGCCATGGTAAAAGACGTTTCAGATAATATTGATATTCCGCTGATTGTGGGCGGTGGTATCCGTTCGCAAAAAACAATGGAAGCCCTCTATCAGGCAGGTGCCACCATGCTGGTTATCGGGACGGCTTTTGAAAAAGATACTAACTTTTTTAGGGAAGCACAAGTATGA